From the Finegoldia magna ATCC 29328 genome, the window TAAGAAAAACAACTAAATTTAAAGCACACGATGAAGAAAACATCGCTGGTATTGGCGATAAAGTTAAAATAATGGAAACAAGACCTCTTTCTAAAACAAAGAACTGGAGACTTGTAGAAATTATAGAAAAAGCAAAGTAATTCTTATTACGAAAGGAGAATTTTATGATTCAACAAGAAAGTCGTTTGAGAGTTGCAGATAACTCTGGTGCAAAAGAACTACTAGTAATAAGAGTTTTAGGTGGTACTAAAAGAAAGTACGCAGCTATCGGAGACATCGTAGTTTGCTCAGTTAAATCTGCACAACCGGGCGGTATGGTTAAAAAAGGTGATGTAGTAAAAGCTGTTATCGTAAGAACAACTAAACCATTGGGAAGAGCTGATGGAAGTTACATCAGATTTGACGATAACGCAGCTGTAATTATAAAAGATGATAAAAATCCAGTGGGAACAAGAATTTTTGGTTCAGTAACTCGTGAATTGAGAGCCAATAACTTCATGAAAATAATCTCATTGGCACCTGAAGTATTATAATTGGAGGTGTAAAGAGATATGAAGATTAAAAATGGAGATACTGTAATAGTTATTTCTGGTAAAGACAAAGGAAAGACTGGAAATGTTATTGAAGTATTAGCCAAAAAAAATAAAGTGGTAGTAGAAGGAGTTAACATAGTTACTAAACACCAAAAAGCTAACGGACGTGGTGTTGAAAGTGGACTAATCAAAAAAGAAGCTCCTATTGATGTTTCAAACGTAATGTATTATGATGCTAAAAACAAGAAAGGCACTAGATTAGGTTACAAGTTTGAAGACGGTAAGAAAGTTAGATTTATGAAATCTAACAACGAAACTATTAAGTAACATAAGGAGGGTATAAACTTGACTTCCAGATTAAAAGAAAAATATACAAATGAAGTTGTTCCTTTCTTGGTTGAACGTTTCAAATATGAAAACATCATGCAAGTTCCAAGATTGGAAAAAATCGTGCTTAACATGGGTTTAGGTTCTTCAAAAGAAAATCCTAAGGCTATCGAAAGTGCAGTTAAAGAATTAGAAACAATTACAGGACAACGCCCAATTGTAACAAAAGCAAGAAAATCTATCGCTAACTTCAAACTTAGAGAAGGAATGAATGTTGGTGTTAAAGTTACATTACGTGGTGAAAAAATGTATGATTTCTTAGATAAATTTATGAACATTTCTCTTCCACGTGTAAGAGACTTTAGAGGTATTTCTTCTAAATCATTCGATGGTAGAGGAAACTATGCTGTAGGTATCAAAGAACAATTAATATTCCCTGAAATTGAATACGATATGGTAGATCAAATTAGAGGTATGGATATTGTGGTCGTTACTACTGCAAACACTGACGAAGAAGCTAAGGAATTATTAGACAAAATGGGAATGCCATTTAAGAAATAAGGAGGAGTTTTAGTGGCTAAAAAATCAATGATCGCAAAACAAAAAAGACCTGCAAAGTTTAGCACAAGAGAATATAACAGATGCAAAATTTGTGGTAGACCTCACGGATATTTAAAGAAATATGGCATCTGCCGTATATGCTTTAGAGAATTGGCTTATAAAGGCGAAATCCCTGGCGTAAGAAAAGCAAGCTGGTAAGAAAGGAAGGAGGAAGCTTTTATGATGACTGATCCTATAGCAGATATGCTAACAAGAATAAGAAACGCAGTTAATGCGAAACATAAAGTTGTTGAAGTTCCTGCATCTAATATTAAAAAATCAATAGCACAAATTTTATTAGATGAAGGATTTATCGATGGTTTCAATGTTACAGAAGATGGTAAACAAGGAATCATTACAATAGATTTAAAATATGGTCCTAACGAAGAAAAAGTAATTTCAGGTATCAAGAGAATATCTAAACCTGGACTTCGTGTCTATGCCAGAGCAAATGAAGTTCCTAAGGTTTTAGGCGGACTTGGTATTGCTATTGTCTCTACATCAAAAGGCCTTGTAACTGATAAAGTTGCTAGAAAAGAAGGTATTGGTGGAGAAGTAATTTGTTACGTATGGTAACACAAACATTATAAGGAGGTTTGACCATGTCAAGAATTGGATTAAAACCAATTGAAATTCCTAATGGCGTTGAGGTAAAAGTAACTGAAGACAATTTGTGTACTGTAAAAGGACCAAAAGGTGAATTAGTTGAACAAATGCCAAAGGAAATGATTATCAAAGTAGAAGATAATACAATCACAGTTTCAAGACCTTCAGAAATTAAAAGACACAAATCACTTCATGGTTTAACAAGAACTCTTGTTTTCAACATGATTGAAGGTGTTACTGAAGGATACAAGAAAACTT encodes:
- the rpsQ gene encoding 30S ribosomal protein S17, with the protein product MERNMRKTIVGIVVSDKMDKSIVVEVKTLVKDPKYGKQLRKTTKFKAHDEENIAGIGDKVKIMETRPLSKTKNWRLVEIIEKAK
- the rplN gene encoding 50S ribosomal protein L14, with translation MIQQESRLRVADNSGAKELLVIRVLGGTKRKYAAIGDIVVCSVKSAQPGGMVKKGDVVKAVIVRTTKPLGRADGSYIRFDDNAAVIIKDDKNPVGTRIFGSVTRELRANNFMKIISLAPEVL
- the rplX gene encoding 50S ribosomal protein L24, whose product is MKIKNGDTVIVISGKDKGKTGNVIEVLAKKNKVVVEGVNIVTKHQKANGRGVESGLIKKEAPIDVSNVMYYDAKNKKGTRLGYKFEDGKKVRFMKSNNETIK
- the rplE gene encoding 50S ribosomal protein L5: MTSRLKEKYTNEVVPFLVERFKYENIMQVPRLEKIVLNMGLGSSKENPKAIESAVKELETITGQRPIVTKARKSIANFKLREGMNVGVKVTLRGEKMYDFLDKFMNISLPRVRDFRGISSKSFDGRGNYAVGIKEQLIFPEIEYDMVDQIRGMDIVVVTTANTDEEAKELLDKMGMPFKK
- a CDS encoding type Z 30S ribosomal protein S14: MAKKSMIAKQKRPAKFSTREYNRCKICGRPHGYLKKYGICRICFRELAYKGEIPGVRKASW
- the rpsH gene encoding 30S ribosomal protein S8; amino-acid sequence: MMTDPIADMLTRIRNAVNAKHKVVEVPASNIKKSIAQILLDEGFIDGFNVTEDGKQGIITIDLKYGPNEEKVISGIKRISKPGLRVYARANEVPKVLGGLGIAIVSTSKGLVTDKVARKEGIGGEVICYVW